Proteins from a single region of Eublepharis macularius isolate TG4126 chromosome 9, MPM_Emac_v1.0, whole genome shotgun sequence:
- the LOC129335601 gene encoding cystine/glutamate transporter-like: MGLCRKKKDAAEANEAVFLRRKITLIRAIALAIGTMVGSGIFISPKGVLQNSGSVGISLIVWLACGILSLFGALSYADLGTSIRKSGGHYIYLLETLGPLPAFLRLWAEFVMIRPANMAVVSLAFGRYIIEPFFAPCHAPALAVKLITTTGITLVIVLNCWSVSWSANIQTVLTALKMVTLGLVIVPGMMALGNGHYENFHESFDTSTLTFDKLPLAFYSGMFAYGGWFYVNFVTEEIVNPKRNIPLSIIVSLIVVTVCYILTNVSYYAVLTPQEILSSEAVAVSFADKAFKSISSVLPILVALSCFGALNGGIFAASRMLFAAAREGQWPTLFSMIHIHRHTPLPALLLMLPLIYLMVSIGDLYGLLNFYSFSRWFFLGLATLGLMVQRYRHPELPRPFKVPLVFPLVFTITSFFIVGTSLYSDPVNTGIGCAVTLSGLPVYYLVVQKSRIPGCCTSKFNLMTAKLQILMRVALQEVQTY; the protein is encoded by the exons ATGGGgctctgcaggaaaaagaaagatgCAGCAGAAGCAAATGAAGCTGTTTTCCTGAGGAGAAAAATCACCCTCATTCGGGCCATAGCTCTGGCCATCGGCACCATGGTGGGCAGTGGCATCTTTATTTCTCCCAAAGGGGTGCTGCAAAACTCTGGCAGTGTTGGGATCTCCTTAATTGTGTGGCTGGCTTGTGGAATCCTCTCTCTCTTTG GCGCTCTGTCCTACGCAGACCTTGGCACCAGCATCAGGAAGTCCGGGGGGCATTACATTTACCTGCTGGAAACTCTCGGCCCTTTGCCGGCCTTCCTGAGATTATGGGCCGAGTTTGTGATGATCCG GCCTGCAAATATGGCTGTGGTGTCCTTGGCTTTTGGCCGCTACATAATTGAGCCTTTCTTTGCCCCATGCCATGCTCCTGCTTTGGCTGTGAAACTCATCACAACCACAGGAATCA CCCTCGTGATAGTCCTGAATTGCTGGAGTGTGAGCTGGTCTGCAAACATACAGACAGTGCTCACCGCCCTCAAGATGGTCACCCTAGGCTTGGTTATCGTTCCTGGGATGATGGCTCTTGGCAACG GCCACTATGAAAATTTCCATGAAAGTTTTGACACAAGTACGCTGACATTCGACAAACTACCTCTCGCTTTTTATTCTGGCATGTTTGCCTATGGAGGGTG gttCTATGTAAACTTTGTAACAGAGGAAATTGTAAATCCTAAACG gaaTATCCCACTGAGCATTATAGTGTCTCTAATTGTTGTCACAGTGTGTTACATCCTGACAAATGTGTCTTACTATGCAGTCCTGACACCCCAAGAAATTCTCAGCTCCGAGGCTGTAGCTGTG AGCTTTGCTGACAAAGCTTTCAAGAGCATTTCCTCAGTGCTTCCCATCCTTGTAGCCTTGTCCTGTTTCGGTGCTCTGAATGGAGGAATCTTTGCCGCTTCAAG GATGTTGTTTGCAGCTGCAAGAGAAGGACAGTGGCCAACTCTCTTCTCAATGATCCACATTCACAGACACACTCCACTGCCAGCCTTGCTGCTAATG TTACCATTGATCTATTTGATGGTGTCCATtggtgatctctatggcctgcTGAACTTCTATAGTTTCTCACGTTGGTTCTTCCTGGGACTGGCTACATTGGGACTCATGGTACAACGCTATCGTCATCCTGAACTGCCAAGACCCTTTAAG GTGCCACTGGTCTTCCCACTGGTATTCACAATAACAAGTTTCTTCATTGTGGGGACATCTTTGTATTCAGACCCTGTGAACACTGGTATTGGTTGTGCTGTCACCCTGTCTGGTTTGCCTGTTTACTATCTGGTGGTTCAGAAATCTAGAATACCAGGCTGCTGCACATCAAAGTTCA ACTTAATGACAGCAAAACTGCAGATCCTGATGAGAGTGGCGCTCCAGGAAGTCCAGACTTACTGA